A genomic region of Terriglobales bacterium contains the following coding sequences:
- a CDS encoding endo-1,4-beta-xylanase yields MRSRARNVRAIYFGGSPCLQICNPAGPWYYTSAVNVHGKGFLSVTNLVFAAQPGILMSTLLMGCMCFLLPSRSCQTAALTPLQIQDNIPSVYQTFTDYFPIGAAIWRGDITGPHSDLLKKHFNSITTENDMKWKSIEPAEGAFDFAAADALVAFAKADHMRIRGHTLLWHKQNPAWLFKDANGRDMQPTAENKVLLLKRLENHIRAVVSHYKDDVYAWDVVNEVIDPKEPDGFRRTRWFLITGTNYIDTAFRTAHKIAPNAKLYINDYDTTDPAKRTFLYNLVRDLKSRGVPINGVGHQMHSNIGYPSADAIVETVNMFSGLGMDNQITELDISIYKDSTSSYRDVPEEILVQQGYRYRDLFQAFRKLKGKISAVTFWGEADDHTWLKKFPIQRLDLPLLFDEQLQAKPAYWGVVEPSRLPAPASSKPAGIVR; encoded by the coding sequence TTGAGGTCGCGCGCACGTAATGTGCGCGCGATTTATTTTGGTGGCTCTCCATGCCTGCAGATTTGCAACCCGGCTGGTCCGTGGTACTATACCAGCGCCGTTAACGTACACGGTAAAGGATTTTTGAGTGTGACGAACCTGGTTTTCGCAGCCCAACCGGGCATTTTGATGTCGACTCTGCTCATGGGTTGTATGTGTTTCCTGCTGCCGTCACGTTCGTGTCAAACAGCGGCACTGACACCGCTTCAAATCCAGGACAATATCCCATCGGTCTATCAAACTTTCACAGACTACTTTCCCATTGGTGCTGCCATCTGGCGCGGTGACATCACCGGCCCGCACAGCGACTTGTTGAAGAAGCACTTCAACAGCATCACAACCGAGAACGACATGAAATGGAAATCCATCGAGCCTGCCGAGGGCGCATTCGACTTTGCGGCTGCCGATGCCCTGGTTGCCTTCGCAAAGGCCGATCACATGAGAATCAGAGGGCATACATTGTTGTGGCACAAGCAGAATCCTGCCTGGCTGTTCAAGGATGCGAACGGCCGCGACATGCAGCCCACAGCAGAGAACAAGGTGCTGCTGCTCAAACGTCTCGAGAACCACATCCGCGCCGTAGTTTCACATTACAAAGATGATGTGTATGCCTGGGACGTGGTCAATGAGGTCATTGATCCCAAAGAACCCGATGGCTTTCGTCGAACCAGGTGGTTCCTGATCACCGGTACCAACTACATTGATACCGCATTCCGTACCGCCCACAAGATTGCGCCCAATGCCAAGCTGTACATCAATGACTACGATACGACTGATCCGGCGAAGCGAACATTTCTCTATAACCTGGTTCGCGATCTAAAAAGCCGGGGCGTGCCCATCAACGGCGTCGGACATCAGATGCACAGCAATATAGGTTATCCGTCCGCCGATGCAATCGTGGAAACAGTGAACATGTTTTCCGGATTGGGAATGGATAACCAGATCACAGAACTGGACATTAGCATTTACAAAGATTCCACCAGCAGCTACAGAGACGTGCCGGAAGAAATTCTGGTCCAGCAGGGCTACCGCTATAGGGACTTGTTCCAGGCGTTCCGCAAGTTGAAAGGCAAAATCAGCGCAGTTACATTTTGGGGCGAGGCGGATGATCACACTTGGTTGAAGAAGTTCCCGATTCAACGGCTTGACCTGCCACTACTATTCGATGAGCAATTGCAGGCCAAGCCTGCCTATTGGGGTGTGGTAGAGCCTTCACGGCTGCCGGCGCCCGCCAGTTCAAAACCAGCGGGAATTGTCAGATGA
- a CDS encoding alpha-glucuronidase family glycosyl hydrolase, producing the protein MKRFLYMAILGALLLGSTPVLVRAETGYEAWLRYAPVDETARTKYESLPASVVVLGNSVVLDSAQRELIRGLRGILGRTLRAGRSEVRERAIVLGTIATIRAEHPALHSDSEPSADGFWLTTGQVHGFDCLIITATTDRGVLYGVFALLSKIARNQSIANLNEVQQPYAPIRWVDQWDNLDGRIERGYAGRSIFFENGSVRSDLTRASDYARLLASVGINGCTINNVNADPKMLEDSFLPQLARVADAFRPWGVQLAISINLSSPKVMGGLDTFDPLDSRVEEWWRKKVDDIYRQIPDFGGFVVKADSEGQLGPSTYGRTPADAANVIARALKPHGGIVFYRAFVYDRHLDWREPKNDRAKAAYDNFHSLDGKFDDNVIIQIKYGPIDFQVREPVSPLFAGLHNTNEAIELQVTQEYTGQQRHLCFLAPMWKEVLDFDLHAGDTSTPVKDLVAGKSFHRPAGGFVSVVNVGLDANWLAHPLAMANLYAFGRLAWNPDVSANAIAEEWIQLTFGNDPVIVQTITAIQLVSWHIYESYTGPLGGGTLTDILGSHYGPGVDSSERNGWGQWHRAAHEGVGMDRTVSTGTGYVGQYPPAVARLYESVESTPDELLLFFHHVPYTHVLHSGKTVIQHIYDSHYEGAERAQQYVQQWKSLKGRIDEERYAATLARLEYQAGHAIVWRDAICNWFLRVSGISDAKGRVGNYPDRIEAEAMQLQGYQPMDVTPQETASGGKAVECRLPAKMCSAVFQFKGAAGWYDLDVQYFDQNNGESKFRVLVGDQVVDEWVANDHLPTLKVGGDSSTRHRIVNIALRPGDEVRIEGIPDLDERAAFDYVEIHPQANK; encoded by the coding sequence GTGAAGCGCTTCCTTTATATGGCAATTCTCGGAGCGCTGTTGTTAGGAAGTACACCAGTTCTCGTGCGCGCAGAGACGGGTTACGAAGCTTGGCTGCGCTATGCCCCGGTTGACGAGACAGCCCGTACGAAATATGAATCGTTGCCTGCGAGTGTAGTTGTGCTGGGAAATTCCGTCGTGCTCGATTCAGCGCAAAGAGAACTCATTCGCGGCTTAAGGGGCATACTGGGCAGAACCCTGCGGGCTGGTAGAAGTGAAGTTCGGGAGAGAGCCATTGTGCTGGGAACTATCGCAACCATACGCGCCGAGCATCCGGCATTACACTCCGACAGTGAACCAAGCGCAGATGGTTTTTGGCTGACGACAGGGCAGGTGCACGGCTTCGATTGCCTCATCATCACAGCGACCACAGATCGAGGTGTGTTGTATGGGGTCTTTGCGCTGTTGAGCAAGATCGCACGCAACCAAAGCATAGCCAACTTGAACGAAGTGCAGCAGCCCTATGCGCCGATACGCTGGGTGGACCAATGGGACAACCTCGACGGCCGCATTGAGCGTGGATACGCCGGGCGCTCCATCTTTTTTGAAAATGGAAGTGTCCGGTCTGATTTGACACGGGCCTCAGACTACGCGCGGCTGCTGGCCTCCGTCGGCATCAACGGATGCACCATCAACAACGTGAACGCCGATCCAAAAATGCTGGAAGATAGTTTTCTTCCGCAGCTTGCTCGCGTTGCCGATGCGTTTCGTCCCTGGGGTGTGCAGCTAGCGATTTCAATCAATCTAAGCAGCCCAAAAGTGATGGGCGGCCTGGATACCTTTGATCCGTTGGATTCTCGAGTTGAAGAATGGTGGCGCAAAAAAGTTGACGACATCTACCGGCAGATTCCCGATTTCGGAGGGTTCGTCGTCAAAGCGGATTCGGAAGGGCAGCTCGGTCCCTCTACCTACGGCCGCACGCCCGCCGATGCCGCCAACGTAATTGCTCGCGCGCTTAAGCCACACGGTGGCATCGTCTTCTACAGGGCATTTGTCTATGACCGTCATCTCGATTGGCGTGAGCCGAAAAATGATCGTGCCAAGGCTGCCTACGACAACTTCCACTCGCTCGACGGCAAATTTGACGACAACGTCATCATCCAGATCAAGTACGGACCGATAGATTTCCAGGTGCGTGAACCCGTGTCTCCACTTTTCGCCGGCTTACACAACACAAATGAAGCGATTGAGCTGCAGGTGACCCAGGAGTATACCGGCCAGCAGCGGCATCTATGTTTCCTCGCACCCATGTGGAAAGAAGTGCTCGACTTCGACCTGCACGCGGGAGATACCTCTACTCCTGTGAAAGACCTGGTGGCTGGCAAGAGCTTTCATCGTCCTGCAGGCGGCTTTGTTAGTGTCGTGAACGTCGGACTGGATGCAAACTGGCTCGCACACCCGCTCGCTATGGCAAATCTCTATGCATTTGGCCGGCTGGCGTGGAACCCTGATGTGAGCGCAAACGCAATTGCAGAAGAGTGGATACAGCTCACCTTTGGTAATGATCCGGTTATCGTGCAAACCATCACGGCGATACAACTTGTATCCTGGCATATTTATGAGAGCTATACCGGACCGCTGGGTGGTGGAACGTTGACGGATATTCTCGGAAGCCACTACGGACCGGGCGTTGATTCCTCCGAGCGAAACGGCTGGGGCCAGTGGCATCGAGCGGCTCATGAAGGTGTCGGGATGGACCGGACGGTAAGCACAGGTACGGGTTATGTGGGGCAATATCCGCCGGCTGTGGCCAGGCTCTATGAATCGGTCGAGAGCACTCCCGATGAACTGCTTTTGTTTTTCCATCATGTGCCGTACACACATGTGTTGCATTCGGGAAAGACAGTAATCCAGCATATTTACGATTCTCACTATGAAGGAGCAGAACGAGCCCAGCAGTACGTTCAGCAGTGGAAGTCACTGAAGGGCCGGATTGATGAAGAACGCTATGCAGCAACGCTGGCACGTCTGGAATATCAAGCAGGACACGCAATTGTTTGGCGTGATGCCATCTGCAATTGGTTCCTGCGAGTTTCAGGTATTTCGGATGCAAAGGGGCGGGTAGGAAATTATCCCGATCGCATTGAAGCCGAAGCCATGCAGTTGCAAGGCTACCAGCCGATGGATGTAACTCCACAGGAAACGGCCTCGGGCGGCAAAGCGGTCGAGTGTAGGTTGCCGGCAAAAATGTGCTCTGCCGTGTTTCAATTCAAAGGTGCAGCGGGATGGTACGACTTAGACGTTCAATATTTCGATCAGAACAACGGAGAGTCGAAGTTCCGAGTTCTGGTAGGCGATCAGGTAGTGGATGAATGGGTTGCCAATGATCATTTACCTACTCTAAAGGTAGGCGGCGACTCTTCTACCCGGCATCGGATCGTCAATATAGCGCTGCGCCCAGGAGATGAAGTTCGCATTGAGGGAATTCCGGACCTGGATGAGCGAGCGGCATTTGATTATGTTGAGATTCATCCGCAGGCGAATAAATAA
- a CDS encoding ROK family transcriptional regulator produces the protein MKRIDFTNTQVASSETARDINRGVVLNLIRRRQPISRADLARVSGLQRSTVSLITEQLIREKWVINGPTGRLPRGRRPTFLRLNEGRAILVADLRPDRTTVAVADVNGRFLSQEVMQTPSHPQATAENLVAKFRYLMKAHPDRIFEGIGISLPGRFDEKTQRVIFAPNLKWPEFDFKASIERATEMRVELENAANACVLAEVWFGHGGKVRDLVVVTVSEGLGTGVFTNGQLTRGLNGMAGEFGHVSLNPEGPQCTCGGRGCWEVYASNRAALRYYHESSSASDGPNFQDLMALADAGDALAIKALDRMAHAIGSGMRMIVAGLAPEEIVLVGDFTRQWQRFGPVIEAEVAAGVLVGKPPRVRPAEGVMARLRGTVALVLQKHFGPSADAVEEERPAWVRQRVVR, from the coding sequence ATGAAGAGAATTGATTTTACCAACACGCAGGTAGCATCGAGTGAAACCGCGCGGGACATCAATCGCGGTGTCGTGCTGAACCTTATTCGGCGGCGGCAGCCCATCTCGCGGGCCGATCTGGCGCGCGTATCCGGATTGCAGCGAAGCACGGTTTCGCTCATTACCGAGCAGCTCATCCGCGAGAAGTGGGTTATTAACGGACCCACAGGCCGCTTGCCCCGTGGCAGGCGCCCAACATTTCTAAGGCTGAATGAAGGTCGGGCGATCCTTGTGGCCGATCTCCGGCCTGATCGCACAACGGTTGCCGTTGCGGATGTGAACGGACGTTTCCTCTCCCAGGAGGTAATGCAGACACCCTCTCATCCTCAAGCGACGGCGGAAAATCTCGTCGCGAAATTCCGTTATTTGATGAAAGCGCATCCTGACCGGATCTTTGAAGGGATTGGCATCAGTCTGCCCGGACGATTTGACGAAAAGACCCAGCGCGTAATTTTCGCGCCGAACCTAAAATGGCCCGAATTCGACTTCAAAGCCTCCATCGAGCGGGCCACGGAAATGCGGGTCGAGCTTGAGAACGCCGCCAACGCTTGTGTTCTGGCGGAGGTCTGGTTTGGCCATGGGGGCAAGGTTCGTGACCTGGTCGTGGTGACGGTGTCCGAAGGTCTCGGCACCGGGGTCTTCACGAATGGACAACTCACGCGGGGCCTGAACGGCATGGCGGGTGAGTTCGGCCATGTCTCGCTGAACCCAGAGGGCCCTCAGTGCACCTGCGGCGGTCGAGGCTGCTGGGAGGTCTATGCGTCGAATCGGGCTGCGCTCCGGTATTACCACGAATCAAGCTCAGCGTCGGATGGCCCAAATTTTCAGGATTTGATGGCGCTCGCAGATGCGGGGGACGCACTGGCAATCAAGGCCCTGGACCGGATGGCGCACGCCATCGGTAGTGGGATGCGCATGATCGTTGCCGGGCTGGCGCCGGAGGAGATCGTGCTCGTCGGCGATTTCACGCGTCAGTGGCAACGGTTTGGTCCCGTGATCGAAGCCGAAGTTGCAGCCGGGGTCCTGGTCGGAAAGCCGCCACGCGTGCGACCGGCAGAAGGAGTTATGGCACGTCTGCGTGGAACCGTTGCGCTGGTGCTGCAAAAGCACTTCGGTCCATCGGCTGATGCGGTCGAAGAAGAGAGGCCAGCCTGGGTAAGACAAAGAGTAGTTCGTTAG